The following are encoded in a window of Novosphingobium sp. THN1 genomic DNA:
- a CDS encoding cistern family PEP-CTERM protein, whose protein sequence is MTFRKVLAGLAASAAMMAAAPAFADSVTLGSGDIGNSFTLNYDGFSGGTTINGLTGSTTFKLTGISGNDYTFDYSVSNTSSSPVTDSRISSFAFNTDPTISSAASTGAFSYTTLNSNYPNGIGTVDVCFKDAQTGSCAGGGSGGLTLGETGTGSFTLSFSQPVSSLTLSDFYVRYQSISGVPGISSASGSGTLSSTGGSTGGTPVPEPGMLGLFGIGLVGLAMARRRQTAPRLLAVAV, encoded by the coding sequence ATGACCTTCAGAAAAGTTCTCGCGGGCCTCGCTGCCAGCGCAGCAATGATGGCAGCCGCACCTGCCTTTGCCGATTCCGTTACGCTCGGCTCGGGCGATATCGGCAACAGCTTCACGCTGAATTATGACGGATTCTCCGGCGGGACGACGATCAACGGCCTTACCGGCTCGACCACGTTCAAGCTGACCGGCATCTCCGGCAACGACTATACGTTCGACTACAGCGTTTCCAACACCAGCTCATCGCCGGTGACGGATTCGCGCATCTCGAGCTTTGCGTTCAACACCGATCCCACCATCTCGTCGGCCGCCAGCACCGGTGCATTCTCGTACACCACGCTGAACTCGAACTATCCGAACGGCATTGGCACCGTCGACGTGTGCTTCAAGGATGCCCAGACCGGTAGCTGTGCCGGCGGCGGCAGCGGCGGCCTGACGCTTGGCGAAACCGGCACCGGTTCGTTCACGCTGAGCTTCTCGCAGCCGGTCAGCTCGCTGACGCTCAGCGACTTCTATGTGCGCTACCAGTCGATCAGCGGCGTACCGGGCATCAGCTCGGCCAGCGGATCGGGCACGCTGAGCAGCACGGGCGGATCTACGGGCGGTACACCTGTTCCCGAGCCGGGCATGCTGGGCCTGTTTGGCATCGGACTCGTCGGCCTCGCCATGGCACGCCGTCGCCAGACTGCGCCGCGCCTTCTCGCGGTCGCAGTCTGA
- a CDS encoding tetratricopeptide repeat protein — MKKLAFLTLPLLLAACTDSPQERADRARKSFQAHDYRAAQVDLAAALEANPQDPALLELHARNALAMGDGIAAGTSLGKLPESRRPADFALLTAEAMLLRGLPDEAMAALGADTSAAANRIRALALLGKDDREGAAKAFAAGAAGKADARLLADYARFSLMGGDIKQARSLVDRAKAADGAMIDVLLAEAEVATAEGRLAEALAAYDAAAKAYPGNLAALAGKAAVLGDLGRAKEMDEVLKSLAEVKGGWQVAYLQARAAASRGDWGAVRSILQANESQLADKEEATVLYAQALVALKQPEQARAKLQPLLTRNPGSATLRRELAKAQLAAGDARGAVETMRPFAEIQTADAEDLRLLAKAAEASGDPAAARLAEKAKFPSAQALAATLAQADTAMKQSNWGNAIAAYERLLAVTDGKNPLILNNMAYAQGMVGNKAKAIEFAERAYKAAPTSASVLDTLGWLLVESGKDRSRGLTLLREAAAKAPGNATIAGHLRSAEKG, encoded by the coding sequence ATGAAGAAGCTGGCGTTCCTGACCTTGCCGCTGCTGCTGGCAGCCTGCACCGACAGTCCGCAGGAGCGAGCCGATCGCGCGCGCAAATCTTTCCAGGCGCATGACTATCGCGCCGCGCAGGTCGATCTGGCGGCTGCACTCGAAGCAAATCCACAGGATCCTGCGCTCCTTGAACTTCATGCCCGCAATGCCCTTGCCATGGGCGATGGCATTGCCGCTGGCACTTCGTTGGGGAAACTCCCCGAGAGCAGGCGCCCCGCTGATTTTGCGCTGCTTACGGCCGAGGCGATGCTGCTGCGCGGTCTTCCGGATGAGGCAATGGCGGCTTTGGGTGCGGACACTTCGGCTGCCGCTAACCGCATTCGCGCTCTTGCCCTGCTGGGTAAGGACGACCGGGAGGGGGCTGCAAAAGCCTTTGCAGCAGGGGCTGCGGGCAAGGCCGATGCGCGCCTGCTGGCAGATTATGCGCGCTTCAGCCTGATGGGCGGAGATATCAAGCAGGCTCGCTCATTGGTGGATCGCGCGAAGGCGGCGGACGGCGCGATGATCGATGTTCTTCTGGCAGAGGCTGAGGTGGCAACGGCCGAAGGCAGGCTGGCTGAAGCGCTGGCGGCATACGACGCGGCAGCCAAGGCTTACCCGGGCAATCTTGCCGCTCTTGCTGGCAAGGCCGCAGTCCTCGGCGATCTCGGGCGTGCCAAGGAAATGGACGAGGTCCTGAAGTCGCTGGCAGAAGTGAAAGGCGGGTGGCAGGTCGCCTACCTTCAGGCGCGTGCCGCCGCATCGCGCGGTGATTGGGGCGCTGTCCGAAGCATTCTCCAGGCAAATGAAAGCCAATTGGCCGACAAGGAAGAAGCGACGGTGCTTTACGCGCAAGCACTCGTAGCCTTGAAGCAGCCCGAGCAGGCGCGGGCCAAGTTGCAGCCGTTGCTCACCCGCAATCCCGGCAGTGCAACACTCCGTCGTGAACTTGCCAAGGCGCAACTGGCTGCTGGCGACGCTCGTGGCGCAGTCGAGACGATGCGCCCCTTCGCCGAAATCCAGACAGCCGACGCCGAAGATCTGCGTCTTCTGGCGAAAGCTGCAGAGGCTTCGGGTGACCCGGCAGCGGCCAGGCTGGCGGAAAAGGCGAAGTTTCCGTCAGCACAGGCGCTGGCGGCAACGCTGGCTCAGGCCGACACGGCAATGAAGCAGTCCAACTGGGGCAATGCCATTGCCGCCTACGAGCGTCTGCTTGCCGTGACGGATGGGAAGAACCCGCTGATCCTCAACAATATGGCCTATGCCCAGGGGATGGTCGGCAACAAGGCCAAGGCGATAGAGTTTGCTGAGCGTGCCTACAAGGCCGCGCCGACGAGTGCATCGGTCCTCGATACGCTGGGCTGGCTTCTGGTCGAGAGCGGCAAGGACCGTTCTCGCGGGCTGACCCTTCTGCGCGAAGCCGCCGCCAAGGCTCCAGGCAATGCCACCATTGCAGGGCATTTGCGCAGCGCCGAGAAGGGCTGA
- the ychF gene encoding redox-regulated ATPase YchF: MGFRCGIVGLPNVGKSTLFNALTETQAAQAANYPFCTIEPNVGNVGVPDPRLDTLAKIAGSQKIIPTQLGFVDIAGLVRGASKGEGLGNQFLGNIREVDAIVHVLRCFENDDIQHVDNKVDPISDAETVETELMLSDLESLEKRVPAAEKKAKAGDKESKVIASVLGQALELLREGKPARLTQPKDDEEARVFKQAQLLTAKPVLYVCNVEEESAAEGNAFSARVFEKAKAEGANAVIVSAAIESELVGMDPEERSVFLEEMGLHETGLARVIRAGYELLHLITFFTVGPKEARAWTVHLGAKAPEAAGEIHSDMQRGFIRAETIAYDDFVSLGGESAARDAGKLRQEGKEYVVKDGDVLHFKFNV; this comes from the coding sequence ATGGGTTTTCGTTGCGGGATCGTCGGCCTTCCCAACGTCGGCAAGTCGACGCTGTTCAACGCACTGACCGAAACGCAGGCGGCGCAGGCGGCGAATTATCCGTTCTGCACGATCGAGCCGAACGTCGGCAACGTGGGCGTCCCCGACCCGCGTCTTGACACTCTCGCCAAGATTGCGGGCAGCCAGAAGATCATTCCGACGCAACTGGGCTTTGTGGATATTGCCGGCCTCGTGCGTGGCGCGTCAAAGGGCGAAGGCCTTGGCAACCAGTTCCTCGGCAACATTCGTGAAGTGGACGCCATCGTTCACGTGCTGCGCTGTTTCGAGAACGATGACATCCAGCATGTCGACAACAAGGTCGACCCGATCTCGGACGCTGAAACGGTCGAGACGGAGCTGATGCTTTCGGACCTCGAGAGCCTTGAGAAGCGCGTGCCAGCTGCCGAGAAGAAGGCCAAGGCGGGCGACAAGGAATCGAAGGTCATTGCCTCGGTCCTGGGTCAAGCGCTCGAACTTCTGCGCGAAGGCAAGCCTGCCCGGCTGACCCAGCCAAAGGATGACGAGGAAGCCCGCGTGTTCAAGCAGGCCCAGCTGCTGACCGCCAAGCCGGTGCTTTATGTCTGCAACGTCGAGGAAGAGAGCGCAGCGGAGGGCAACGCTTTCTCCGCCCGGGTGTTCGAGAAGGCGAAGGCCGAGGGCGCCAATGCGGTGATCGTTTCGGCCGCGATCGAGTCCGAACTTGTGGGAATGGATCCGGAAGAGCGGTCGGTGTTTCTCGAGGAAATGGGCCTGCACGAAACCGGCCTCGCCCGCGTGATCCGCGCCGGGTATGAGTTGCTGCACCTGATCACCTTCTTCACCGTCGGCCCCAAGGAGGCGCGCGCTTGGACCGTGCATCTCGGCGCCAAGGCTCCTGAAGCGGCGGGCGAAATTCACTCCGACATGCAGCGCGGTTTCATCCGCGCCGAGACCATCGCCTATGACGATTTCGTCAGCCTCGGGGGCGAAAGTGCGGCGCGCGACGCAGGCAAGCTGCGGCAGGAAGGCAAGGAATACGTGGTGAAGGACGGTGACGTCCTCCACTTCAAATTCAACGTCTAA
- a CDS encoding MerR family transcriptional regulator, producing the protein MAMTISELARSAAVGVETVRFYQRKGLLDDPRPTRSGREGHRHYGEDDLRRLRFVRSAQGAGFTLSEIAELLALDAGHDRPRARQMAKARLEAIEHEIARLEAARKSLRKLARECAKGGAGPCPIIAAFEN; encoded by the coding sequence ATGGCGATGACGATTTCCGAGCTCGCCAGAAGCGCCGCCGTCGGCGTCGAGACGGTACGCTTCTATCAACGCAAAGGCTTGCTGGACGATCCCCGGCCAACCCGCAGCGGCAGGGAAGGCCACAGGCATTACGGCGAGGACGATCTGCGGCGCCTCCGCTTTGTGCGCAGCGCCCAAGGCGCCGGCTTCACGCTGTCGGAGATCGCCGAATTGCTCGCTCTCGATGCCGGACACGACCGACCGCGCGCGCGACAGATGGCAAAAGCTCGTCTCGAGGCGATCGAGCATGAGATCGCGCGGCTGGAGGCAGCGCGAAAATCGCTTCGCAAGCTTGCCCGCGAATGTGCGAAAGGCGGCGCCGGCCCCTGTCCGATCATCGCCGCCTTCGAAAATTGA
- a CDS encoding MauE/DoxX family redox-associated membrane protein, whose protein sequence is MTNAQTPTRTAVLYRMVMPKHICPYGVKVKHLLERQGYEVEDHWLRTREETDAFKQAHDVKTTPQVFINGQRIGGHDDTRRFLGLKVADPDATSYVPVLAVFAIAGALALAVSHATFGTPFTQRAIEWFIAFAMALLAMLKLQDVDRFATMFLGYDLLARRWVPYAYLYPFGEALAGVLMAARALPWLSIPIALFIGTIGGISVFYAVYVQRRELKCACVGGSGRVPLGFVSLTENVVMVGMALWMLFMPTMN, encoded by the coding sequence ATGACAAACGCACAGACCCCGACTCGAACCGCCGTGCTCTATCGCATGGTCATGCCCAAACACATCTGCCCCTATGGCGTGAAGGTGAAGCACCTGCTCGAGCGCCAAGGTTATGAGGTGGAAGACCACTGGCTGCGGACACGAGAAGAAACCGATGCCTTCAAGCAGGCACATGACGTCAAAACTACTCCGCAAGTGTTCATCAACGGACAACGCATTGGCGGGCACGACGATACGCGGCGCTTCCTTGGCCTGAAAGTGGCCGATCCTGATGCGACGAGTTACGTTCCCGTCCTGGCCGTTTTCGCGATCGCTGGGGCCCTGGCTCTTGCCGTCAGTCATGCGACTTTCGGCACGCCCTTCACACAAAGGGCGATTGAATGGTTCATTGCCTTCGCCATGGCCCTTCTCGCCATGCTCAAGCTGCAGGACGTCGACCGGTTTGCAACGATGTTCCTGGGCTATGACTTGCTGGCCCGGCGATGGGTGCCCTACGCCTATCTCTATCCATTTGGGGAAGCGCTTGCCGGCGTTCTGATGGCGGCGCGAGCACTGCCCTGGCTGTCCATTCCGATTGCCCTGTTCATCGGTACCATCGGCGGCATCTCGGTCTTCTACGCAGTCTATGTCCAGCGGCGCGAGCTCAAGTGTGCCTGCGTAGGCGGGTCGGGGCGCGTTCCGCTGGGGTTTGTTTCGCTCACCGAAAATGTGGTGATGGTTGGCATGGCTTTGTGGATGCTGTTCATGCCGACGATGAACTGA
- a CDS encoding DUF1206 domain-containing protein: protein MVDKSEKVVWLARVGFAARGLVYVLLGYLALTAEKSDIDDGAGDIFRVLNAIPGGPVVLYVAAAGLVGYAMYRLSAALFDIERKGTSWKGRASRVGYLTSAVIHLGLAWTAARIASGARGAGEDSSAQMAGGVLDFPFGSTILGIIGVGILIAAIFQARSAVTTGFMRHISSHAPSFTCWIGRAGHAARAVVMALIGWSLLRTAWFGESQEVVSLGKAINNLRDMETGFQFVAAGLLLFGIFSIITARYRIIPDPTPPAKGLRAITI from the coding sequence GTGGTCGACAAGTCGGAGAAAGTGGTGTGGCTGGCGCGAGTGGGATTTGCGGCACGCGGCCTCGTCTACGTCCTGTTGGGATACCTCGCGCTGACAGCGGAAAAGTCTGACATCGATGATGGCGCCGGCGATATCTTTCGGGTGCTGAACGCGATCCCGGGTGGCCCGGTTGTCCTGTATGTCGCAGCAGCAGGCCTGGTAGGTTACGCGATGTATCGGCTTTCTGCGGCGCTCTTCGATATCGAGCGCAAGGGCACTTCCTGGAAGGGGCGTGCATCGAGAGTGGGCTATCTCACCAGCGCTGTGATCCATCTCGGTCTTGCCTGGACAGCCGCACGGATCGCCAGCGGCGCACGTGGCGCAGGTGAAGATTCGTCCGCACAGATGGCTGGTGGCGTGCTTGATTTCCCCTTCGGCAGCACTATTTTGGGCATTATCGGCGTGGGTATCCTGATTGCAGCAATATTCCAGGCACGCAGCGCCGTGACGACGGGCTTTATGCGCCACATTTCCTCACACGCGCCCAGCTTCACATGCTGGATCGGCCGTGCCGGGCATGCTGCGCGAGCTGTGGTTATGGCCCTGATCGGGTGGTCACTGCTGCGCACCGCGTGGTTCGGCGAGAGCCAAGAAGTCGTTTCGCTGGGGAAAGCCATCAACAATCTGCGAGACATGGAGACTGGCTTCCAGTTCGTGGCAGCAGGACTTCTGCTGTTCGGCATCTTCAGCATCATCACCGCGCGATACCGGATCATTCCGGACCCTACCCCGCCTGCCAAGGGTCTGCGGGCGATCACGATTTAA
- a CDS encoding MaoC family dehydratase, translating into MMYFEDIEPGAVQRFGSYAVNREEVIEFASKYDPQPFHLSDEAAAETHFGRLSASGWHTCAMTMAMLVENLKERKQAGLGSPGLDEIRWLKPVYPGDTLSVETEIVDKKRSSSRPEMGSFRSNVRVYNQDGVVVMTMKSIGLIRTREA; encoded by the coding sequence ATGATGTATTTCGAAGATATCGAACCCGGCGCAGTCCAGCGGTTCGGAAGCTATGCCGTCAACCGCGAGGAAGTAATCGAATTTGCGTCAAAATATGACCCGCAGCCTTTTCACTTGAGCGACGAGGCAGCAGCAGAGACCCATTTCGGTCGGCTGTCTGCCAGCGGCTGGCATACTTGCGCCATGACGATGGCGATGCTGGTGGAGAACCTGAAGGAGCGCAAGCAGGCGGGGCTTGGCTCGCCGGGCCTCGACGAGATCCGCTGGCTCAAGCCGGTCTATCCCGGCGATACGCTCAGCGTCGAAACCGAGATTGTCGACAAGAAGCGGAGCTCGTCGAGGCCGGAAATGGGGAGCTTCCGCTCGAACGTCAGGGTGTATAATCAGGACGGCGTGGTGGTGATGACTATGAAGTCGATTGGCCTGATCCGCACCAGAGAAGCCTGA